A stretch of the Schistocerca serialis cubense isolate TAMUIC-IGC-003099 chromosome 2, iqSchSeri2.2, whole genome shotgun sequence genome encodes the following:
- the LOC126455820 gene encoding tetra-peptide repeat homeobox protein 1-like, with protein sequence MPQWYQSLLAPQTPSTAVAMRILVCVLVLGVALAEEKKEKRGLDASLGSYSGGYGGSYGSGGGYGGDIGVGYGSSYSGGFGGGLVGESVGPQVSTVTIPRQVPVPYPVPVEKTVAVPVQVPVTIPVERPVPVPVSQPYPVPVERPVPVPVGVPRPVPVPVPQPVVVSQPVPVVVSAGSIGGGVAGGLDGGLAGSYGSYSGAFSTGYGGGIGGGYGGYGSYGKFSH encoded by the exons ATGCCACAGTGGTATCAGTCATTGCTTGCTCCACAAACTCCATCAACAGCAGTGGCAATGAGGATCCTG GTGTGCGTGCTTGTCCTTGGAGTGGCCTTggccgaagagaagaaagagaaGCGAGGGCTGGATGCATCCCTCGGTAGCTACAGTGGGGGTTATGGGGGCAGCTACGGCAGTGGAGGTGGCTACGGAGGCGACATTGGAGTAGGTTACGGCAGCAGCTACAGTGGTGGATTTGGAGGCGGCCTCGTTGGTGAGTCCGTCGGTCCTCAGGTATCCACAGTAACAATCCCCAGACAGGTTCCCGTGCCGTACCCTGTGCCTGTGGAGAAAACCGTCGCAGTCCCGGTGCAGGTACCTGTCACCATTCCTGTAGAGAGACCAGTCCCGGTGCCCGTTTCGCAGCCTTATCCCGTCCCTGTGGAGAGGCCGGTCCCCGTTCCCGTAGGCGTGCCTAGGCCAGTCCCTGTGCCCGTTCCTCAGCCGGTGGTCGTGAGCCAGCCAGTCCCTGTTGTGGTCAGCGCTGGATCCATTGGCGGTGGCGTCGCAGGTGGCCTCGATGGTGGGCTTGCTGGAAGCTATGGCAGCTACAGTGGGGCCTTCAGTACAGGCTATGGCGGAGGCATCGGTGGGGGCTACGGAGGTTACGGATCTTATGGGAAATTCAGCCACTGA